From the genome of Nicotiana sylvestris chromosome 2, ASM39365v2, whole genome shotgun sequence, one region includes:
- the LOC138885517 gene encoding uncharacterized protein, protein MEKIAPGWKWITNFSTMNKSTILVIWDPRIYVFVPIEIDEQLIHGQLKAVSKLVTFGFTAIYGLHTIKDRQSLWRYGMNGLQTVGRDYTRTNNHTYSRIDRGLVNANWMLTMPSLRIQYVEQVWSVDGIKEMMQEVWNKLKRVKEITKGINTQHYQGVDNRINKTRKELLAVQEEISDRMQQPDLIEKEKTLKCELEKWSLIEENVYKKRSKVQWLKLGDSNSTYFFVQMKNRNNLNGIRALANELGVQIMLDKDIEAEILGYYKKLLGSRAESIPAINPNVMKMGAY, encoded by the exons ATGGAGAAGATTGCACCTGGATGGAAATGGATAACTAACTTTAGTACAATGAACAAAAGTACAATTTTGGTGATTTGGGATCCTAGAATCTATGTGTTTGTCCCAATTGAAATTGATGAGCAGCTAATACATGGTCAGCTCAAAGCAGTCTCAAAGTTGGTTACATTTGGATTTACAGCAATCTATGGCCTACACACTATCAAAGACAGGCAGAGTTTATGGA GATATGGGATGAATGGGTTACAAACTGTGGGAAGGGACTATACCCGGACTAATAATCATACTTATAGTAGAATAGACAGGGGACTGGTTAATGCTAATTGGATGCTGACAATGCCAAGTTTGAGAATACAG TATGTTGAACAAGTATGGAGTGTTGATGGAATAAAGGAAATGATGCAGGAAGTATGGAATAAGCTCAAAAGGGTCAAGGAGATTACAAAAGGGATAAACACTCAACATTATCAAGGGGTGGACAATAGAATTAACAAAACAAGGAAGGAGTTGCTAGCTGTTCAAGAGGAGATAAGTGATAGAATGCAACAACCAGACTTAATTGAGAAGGAGAAAACATTAAAATGTGAATTAGAAAAATGGTCACTGATTGAAGAGAATGTCTACAAGAAAAGATCCAAAGTCCAATGGCTGAAACTGGGAGACTCCAACTCTACTTATTTCTTTGTACAAATGAAGAACAGGAATAACTTGAATGGTATCCGGGCTCTAGCAAATGAATTGGGGGTCCAAATAATGCTAGACAAAGACATAGAGGCAGAAATATTAGGATATTATAAGAAATTGTTGGGTTCAAGAGCAGAAAGTATACCTGCTATTAATCCAAATGTCATGAAAATGGGAGCATATTAA